GCGGGTTATCAAGAAATATGCACAGTCACTCTCCAGTCACGTTTTATTTTTGGAGAATTGTAGGTGCATTGCTTGCGACCAAACATTTGTGGGACACGGGCTTGGAAAAATTAGCAACGGAGCGCACCGGTGGCACTGGCTATATAGGTATGTATGGGGCTTAgaaccagggaaggataacggacataTTTTGGTCACCGTTTCTATTTTCAGTACTGCTATATCAtcgtttccgttatctgtttctgataccggcccttcaatttcgtttccgttactgtttccggtatgGAACGGTTCTTACAGAGCCGCGAGAGGACAGCCCTTgcagctctgtcagcaccctgttttgcccaagtgccttcggtgtcacgcgtacacactacataagtaattttacgtcgttgggatgcgcacattttgcaaaatgtaggaacatgtattcagtcttcagtcactcggagtctaGCAACTCCAGATGGGCGTAACCTGCATTCattgtcgcattcataagcagacgctctcagtagtaaatgatactgtcatggccacggtgaaattaaaagaaaagaacaaagtacaaaataagtaacaaaatagtaggctgtcatccacttgctatggtggagtatatagtcatgtgttgatgtcatggaatggacctttttcacatcggcgtctgcgcatgcgcgactgGCGGCGCGCGGGCGCCATAACTTTTGGGGGCTTCATTTTCTCTCCGGCTCCCACGGAGAAGGAGTGCTTTTCACGTACGCGGCTTCTTCTCGAGCAGAAATGCCTCATCGATGTGCTGCTGTAAGCTGTACGAACTCTAGCAAGAAAGCACCGAAGAAACGTTTCTTCAGATTCCCTGCGGGCAATCTTCACGCAGCAAAAAGGAAGAAATGGGTGCAAGCGATGCGACGTGTAAACGAAGACGGATCTCCATGGGAGCCGACAGCCAACTCACGCGTATGCAGCGACCACTTCGTCACAGGTAAATGCCGTTATTGCGTACGTTTAATAACTGAAACGTGTGTAGCAAGGTGTAGCTTACATACCACACCATCATCGAGGTTGGGAATCAGCGACCGAACTCAGCTCGCTGTGCCAACATCGGCCATTAATCTCATGACACCGGGGAGACGCTTGTCGCGGTCGCATGTTTACAGTGCGCTTGGATATTTAAATGATGACAGTGTACTGTAGAAAGCCTGCTCAAGTGTGTATTATGTTCCAGGGGCGCCGCCGCGCGTTATTCACCATCCGGATTATGTGCCGTCGGTCTTTAAACACAAGTGTTCGACCAGCACTGGAGCACTGGAACGCTTTGAAAGATTAAGAAAGAGGCAAGGTACGTTATCGACATTATGCACAGAGTGCTTTTCCCCGTGGTATATCTCTCCTTATAGTAaacatatgccccccccccccgtggtaTATCTGCAACGCATTGCATTACTCTGTACTCTTGCCTTCAACTAGAACATTGCATGTTTGTGAAATGATACTGGCATACAGAACACACTGCAGTGAGGTACATCCACATGTACTTATTCAGGACTTTAAACTGAGTTGTACGTAGAGAGATTGTGACACTGTTTCATGCTTTCCCAAAATTTTTTCTGGGTATGCCACTGCATGTTGCCACTCCATTTTTCCACCAGACATCTGCATAAATGTACTGCTCTGTACTATAACATCAAACTGACTGCCCTGCACCTTCCGATCTAGGTCATGCCAAGGCTCAGCGG
This portion of the Ornithodoros turicata isolate Travis chromosome 3, ASM3712646v1, whole genome shotgun sequence genome encodes:
- the LOC135387369 gene encoding THAP domain-containing protein 5-like, whose protein sequence is MPHRCAAVSCTNSSKKAPKKRFFRFPAGNLHAAKRKKWVQAMRRVNEDGSPWEPTANSRVCSDHFVTGAPPRVIHHPDYVPSVFKHKCSTSTGALERFERLRKRQGHAKAQRTSHVSSTKAPGVQHSQHADAVTVGREEVPAGPESEVASSSSLPRDDGAQDATILPDQ